One genomic region from Kwoniella shivajii chromosome 6, complete sequence encodes:
- a CDS encoding hydroxyacylglutathione hydrolase, whose translation MKVIPIQARSDNWMYLVIDSSNEAAVVDPYDANKISKEAKEQGVKVTSLITTHHHDDHSGGNSKFLSLHPGLQAYGGSKQSAGTNVVVKEGDAFKIGQDIDVKCLHTPCHTQDSICFFIEDKKTGEKGVFTGDTLFLAGCGRFFEGTPEEMHAALTKLSKLPEDTLVFNGHEYTKGSAKFGLTVEPDNEPLKGLLKKAQSDSCTTGKSTIGDELKWNVFMRLDRPEAKKATGETDPIKIMGKLREMKNAM comes from the exons atgaaggtaatccCTATTCAAGCTCGATCCGATAATTGGATGTATCTAGTGATCGATTCATCAAACGAAGCTGCTGTCGTAGATCCTTATGACGCTAATAAGATTTCaaaagaagcgaaagaacAGGGAGTTAAAGTTACTAGTCTGATAACtactcatcatcatgatgatcattctGGTGGAAACTCGAAATTT CTCTCCCTTCATCCAGGACTTCAAGCATATGGTGGATCAAAGCAAAGCGCCGGAACTAACGTAGTAGTGAAGGAAGGAGATGCGTTCAAGATTGGACAAGATATCGACGTCAA ATGCTTGCACACCCCATGTCATACTCAGGATTCAATCTGTTTCTTCATTGAAGATAAGAAAACTGGAGAAAAGGGTGTGTTCACTGG AGATACACTATTCTTAGCTGGATGCGGACGTTTCttcgaag GTACACCGGAAGAGATGCATGCTGCTTTGACTAAATTATCAAAATTACCCGAAGATACTCTTGTCTTCAATGGTCATGAATATACGAAAGGAAGTGCTAAATTCGGATTGACTGTTGAACCCGATAACGAACCGTTGAAAGG GCTCCTCAAGAAAGCTCAAAGTGATTCTTGTACAACTGGTAAATCGACTATtggagatgaattgaaatgGAATGTATTCATGAGACTTGATAGGCCTGAAGCGAA AAAAGCAACAGGTGAAACAGATCCAATCAAGATTATGGGTAAATTGAGAGAAATGAAGAATGCTATGTGA
- a CDS encoding phosphatidylglycerol/phosphatidylinositol transfer protein, whose product MRLTSLALVPLLATAASANLAADALGWAGELVSGGGGGKVAAKDGEMRTMDSWSYVDCGLATDAVQIKSIHVTPDPPVPGKNLTVEVEADVIEGIKEGAYADVTVKLGLIKLLQKQFDVCEEARGANATVQCPVAPGPYKVKQTVELPKEIPKAKFSVQVRGYTDEDEDMVCLDLFVDFMKRPGGVN is encoded by the exons ATGCGTCTCACTTCTCTCGCTCTCGTCCCTTTGCTCGCAACTGCCGCATCGGCAAACCTCGCCGCTGATGCCCTTGGATGGGCAGGTGAACTCGTCtctggtggtggtggtggcaaAGTCGCAGCTAAAGATGGGGAAATGAGAACAATGGATAGTTGGAGTTATGTCGATTGTG GTCTCGCTACCGACGCTGT tcaaatcaaatcaattcacGTCACCCCCGATCCTCCTGTTCCAGGAAAGAACCTTACtgtagaagtagaagcagaTGTTATTGAGGGTATCAAG GAAGGCGCATATGCCGATGTTACTGTCAAGCTCGgtttgatcaagttgttACAAAAGCAATTTGACGTTTGTGAAGAAGC TCGAGGTGCCAATGCTACAGTCCAATGTCCAGTCGCTCCTGGCCCTTACAAAGTTAAACAGACTGTTGAACTTCCTAAAGAGATTCCAAAGG CCAAATTTTCAGTTCAAGTTAGAGGTtatacagatgaagatgaagatatggttTGTCTTGATCTCTTCGTTGATTTC ATGAAGAGACCTGGTGGAGTCAATTAA